TCGGCGTGCGAACTCGCCTGGCTGCGCTCACAGCTCGTGGTGGTCGATCACGAGCCGGTGCTGTTTAACGCCTCGCTGCTGGACAACCTGCGCTACGCCCAGCCTGAGGCATCGGAGCAGGACGTTGTTGCCGCCACGACCATGCTCGGCCTGCACGAGTTCATTGTCTCTTTGCCGGGCGGCTACCAGACCTCGGTCGGCGAGCGTGGCGCCCGGCTGTCAGCCGGGCAGAGACAGCGCGTTGGCCTGGCCCGAGCAGTGCTGAAACGTCCGACGGTTCTGGTCCTGGACGAAGCCCTGTCCGGCCTCGATGTCCGGGCTGAGGCCGAGGTGCGGACGGCCCTGGAGGCGTTCATGCGGGATCGCACCCTGATCTGCATCACCCATCGTCTGTCCTCCCTGCGGCTGGGCGAGCCGGTGATTGTCGTTGAGCGCGGGCGGGTAGGCTGGGCCGGCCGCTATACGGACGCGGCAGCCCTGCCGAGTCAAACCCGGACGAGTCTGCAAGAGGCAGAGCTGCAAGCGGTGGGTAAGGGCTGAGGGAATAGCCTCGTCTCAGCGCTGGCGCACCAAAAATCGGCGGGCCTCTTCAGAGCTGAGCTGCGGGCAGGTCTCGGCGAGTAAGGCCAGCACGGCCGAGACATGGGCTGAGGCAAAGCTGTGGCCCCGAAAATTGCGTTCCTGGGCCAGGCCGGGCAGCGGCCGGGGCTGGGAGTGGGCGCGAAAAGGCACCGGATCATCGCTGGCATAACGATAGTCGTTCCAGCCGCACCGCTCGTCTCCGGCCACCCCGATCACCCCTGGCAGCGCGGCCGGCCACACGTCGGCCCGGCCGGGCGGGGAGGCCGCGACCAGGACGCAGCCCGCAGCCCGAGCCTGCTCAAGCAGTCGGCTGAGCCGGGCCCGATGTTCGGGCTTATTGGTGCCGAGGCTGAGATTGACGATCTTGATCTTGTGGGCGATAGCCCAGCCCAGGCCGGCTTCGAGCAGCCCAATCGGCGCGCCCAGACGTTGGCTGAAAATCCTGACCGCGTACAGCTCGGCCTGGGGAGCTTTGGCCCGCACAATTCCGGCCAGCGCGGTGCCGTGGCCGAGTTGGTCGGAGTAGCTGTCATCTTCCCGGACCGTCCCATCGTCGGCCAGCCACAAGCCCACCCCGCCA
This genomic interval from Desulfurellaceae bacterium contains the following:
- a CDS encoding S8 family serine peptidase; the protein is MDRTDHPPDLSQATGRGVGVALIDSGINAAHSHVGAVAGGVGLWLADDGTVREDDSYSDQLGHGTALAGIVRAKAPQAELYAVRIFSQRLGAPIGLLEAGLGWAIAHKIKIVNLSLGTNKPEHRARLSRLLEQARAAGCVLVAASPPGRADVWPAALPGVIGVAGDERCGWNDYRYASDDPVPFRAHSQPRPLPGLAQERNFRGHSFASAHVSAVLALLAETCPQLSSEEARRFLVRQR